Within the Pengzhenrongella sicca genome, the region CGCCGACGCTCCTTCTTGGTCCGGACGATGACCGCCTTGACGACATCACCCTTCTTGACATTTCCGCCCGGGATCGCGTCCTTGACGGTGGCGACAATCGTGTCGCCAATTCCGGCGTAGCGACGTCCCGAACCACCGAGAACGCGGATGCAAAGAATTTCCTTGGCACCCGTGTTGTCAGCGACCCGAAGTCGCGACTCCTGCTGAATCATTGATGAACTCCTGACGTCTGCCGGTTCTCGGTATCGAGCCTGGCGAACGGATAGCTGCCGTCATGCACCCGCGGGGGGCGGCGTCGGCCGGAGCCGGCGCCGTCCCCGCCGCGGGGGCAACTGAGTACTGCTGCGTGCTAGAAGGCCTACTTCGCCTTCTCGAGGATCTCCACCACGCGCCACCGCTTGGTCGCGGAGAGCGGGCGGGTTTCCATGATCGTGACCAGGTCGCCGACGCCGGCCGCATTGGCCTCGTCGTGCGCCTTGACCTTGCTCGTGCGCCGGATGACCTTGCCGTAGAGCGGGTGCTTGACCCGGTCCTCGACCTCGACCACGACGGTCTTGTCCATCTTGTCGCTCACGACATACCCACGCCGCGTCTTGCGGTCGGCACGGGAATCCGCAGCGCCTTCGATCTTCG harbors:
- the rplN gene encoding 50S ribosomal protein L14 produces the protein MIQQESRLRVADNTGAKEILCIRVLGGSGRRYAGIGDTIVATVKDAIPGGNVKKGDVVKAVIVRTKKERRRPDGSYIKFDENAAVILKSDGEPRGTRIFGPVGRELRDKKFMKIISLAPEVL
- the rpsQ gene encoding 30S ribosomal protein S17; translated protein: MSATKIEGAADSRADRKTRRGYVVSDKMDKTVVVEVEDRVKHPLYGKVIRRTSKVKAHDEANAAGVGDLVTIMETRPLSATKRWRVVEILEKAK